One stretch of Streptomyces sp. 135 DNA includes these proteins:
- a CDS encoding DNA-directed RNA polymerase subunit beta': MLDVNFFDELRIGLATADDIRQWSHGEVKKPETINYRTLKPEKDGLFCEKIFGPTRDWECYCGKYKRVRFKGIICERCGVEVTRAKVRRERMGHIELAAPVTHIWYFKGVPSRLGYLLDLAPKDLEKVIYFAAYMITFVDEERRTRDLPSLEAHVSVERQQIENRRDSDLEARAKKLETDLAELEAEGAKADVRRKVREGAEREMKQLRDRAQREIDRLDEVWNRFKNLKVQDLEGDELLYRELRDRFGTYFDGSMGAAALQKRLESFDLDEEAERLREIIRTGKGQKKTRALKRLKVVSAFLQTSNSPKGMVLDCVPVIPPDLRPMVQLDGGRFATSDLNDLYRRVINRNNRLKRLLDLGAPEIIVNNEKRMLQEAVDALFDNGRRGRPVTGPGNRPLKSLSDMLKGKQGRFRQNLLGKRVDYSARSVIVVGPQLKLHQCGLPKAMALELFKPFVMKRLVDLNHAQNIKSAKRMVERGRTVVYDVLEEVIAEHPVLLNRAPTLHRLGIQAFEPQLVEGKAIQIHPLVCTAFNADFDGDQMAVHLPLSAEAQAEARILMLSSNNILKPADGRPVTMPTQDMVLGLFFLTTDEEEREVIGEGRSFGSTAEAIMAFDARELSLQAKVDIRFPVGTIPPRGWTPPVSEEGDDFGDERAYQQGDSFRLRTTLGRALFNELLPEDYPFVDYSVGKKQLSEIVNDLAERYPKVIVAATLDNLKAAGFYWATRSGVTVAISDVVVPEAKKAIVKGYEEQDEKVQKQYERGLITKDERTQELIAIWTKATNEVAEAMNANFPKTNPIFMMVDSGARGNMMQMRQIAGMRGLVSNAKNETIPRPIKASFREGLSVLEYFISTHGARKGLADTALRTADSGYLTRRLVDVSQDVIIREEDCGTERGLKLKIAVKGEDGVLRKTENVETSVYARMLAEDVVIDGKVIAPANVDLGDVLIDALVANGVEEVKTRSVLTCESAVGTCAFCYGRSLATGKLVDIGEAVGIIAAQSIGEPGTQLTMRTFHTGGVAGDDITQGLPRVVELFEARTPKGVAPISEAAGRVRIEETEKTKKIVVTPDDGSDETAFPISKRAKVLVREGDHVEVGQPLTFGATNPHDVLRILGQRAVQVHLVGEVQKVYNSQGVSIHDKHIEIIIRQMLRRVTIIESGDAELLPGELVERSKFETENRRVVTEGGHPASGRPQLMGITKASLATESWLSAASFQETTRVLTDAAINAKSDSLIGLKENVIIGKLIPAGTGLSRYRNIRVEPTEEAKAAMYSAVGYDDIDYSPFGTGSGQAVPLEDYDYGPYNQ; encoded by the coding sequence GTGCTCGACGTCAACTTCTTCGACGAGCTGCGGATCGGCCTTGCCACCGCGGACGACATCCGACAGTGGTCCCACGGCGAGGTCAAGAAGCCGGAGACCATCAACTACCGCACGCTCAAGCCCGAAAAGGACGGACTCTTCTGCGAGAAGATCTTCGGTCCGACCCGGGACTGGGAGTGCTACTGCGGCAAGTACAAGCGTGTCCGCTTCAAGGGCATCATCTGTGAGCGCTGTGGCGTAGAGGTCACGCGCGCCAAGGTGCGCCGCGAGCGGATGGGCCACATCGAACTGGCCGCTCCCGTCACCCACATCTGGTACTTCAAGGGCGTCCCGTCGCGCCTCGGCTACCTGCTGGACCTCGCCCCGAAGGACCTCGAGAAGGTCATCTACTTCGCGGCGTACATGATCACGTTCGTGGACGAGGAGCGTCGTACCCGCGACCTGCCGTCCCTGGAGGCGCACGTCTCCGTCGAGCGTCAGCAGATCGAGAACCGTCGCGACTCCGACCTGGAGGCCCGCGCCAAGAAGCTCGAGACCGACCTGGCCGAGCTCGAGGCCGAGGGCGCCAAGGCCGACGTGCGCCGCAAGGTGCGCGAAGGCGCCGAGCGCGAGATGAAGCAGCTCCGTGACCGCGCCCAGCGCGAGATCGACCGTCTCGACGAGGTGTGGAACCGCTTCAAGAACCTCAAGGTCCAGGACCTCGAGGGCGACGAGCTGCTCTACCGCGAGCTGCGTGACCGCTTCGGCACGTACTTCGACGGCTCCATGGGTGCCGCTGCCCTGCAGAAGCGCCTGGAGTCCTTCGACCTGGACGAAGAGGCCGAGCGGCTTCGCGAGATCATCCGTACCGGCAAGGGCCAGAAGAAGACCCGTGCGCTCAAGCGCCTCAAGGTCGTCTCCGCGTTCCTGCAGACCAGCAACAGCCCCAAGGGCATGGTGCTCGACTGCGTGCCGGTCATCCCGCCGGACCTGCGTCCGATGGTGCAGCTGGACGGTGGCCGCTTCGCGACCTCCGACCTGAACGACCTGTACCGCCGCGTCATCAACCGCAACAACCGCCTGAAGCGGCTTCTCGACCTCGGTGCGCCCGAGATCATCGTGAACAACGAGAAGCGCATGCTCCAGGAGGCCGTCGACGCGCTCTTCGACAACGGCCGTCGCGGTCGCCCGGTCACGGGCCCCGGCAACCGTCCGCTGAAGTCGCTGTCCGACATGCTCAAGGGCAAGCAGGGTCGCTTCCGTCAGAACCTGCTCGGCAAGCGTGTGGACTACTCCGCGCGTTCCGTGATCGTCGTCGGTCCGCAGCTGAAGCTGCACCAGTGTGGTCTGCCGAAGGCCATGGCGCTGGAGCTCTTCAAGCCGTTCGTGATGAAGCGCCTGGTCGACCTGAACCACGCGCAGAACATCAAGAGCGCCAAGCGGATGGTCGAGCGCGGCCGCACGGTCGTGTACGACGTCCTCGAAGAGGTCATCGCCGAGCACCCGGTGCTGCTGAACCGTGCGCCCACGCTGCACCGCCTCGGCATCCAGGCCTTCGAGCCGCAGCTGGTCGAGGGCAAGGCCATCCAGATCCACCCGCTCGTCTGCACCGCGTTCAACGCGGACTTCGACGGTGACCAGATGGCCGTGCACCTGCCGCTCTCCGCGGAGGCGCAGGCCGAGGCCCGCATCCTGATGCTGTCCTCGAACAACATCCTGAAGCCGGCCGACGGCCGTCCCGTCACCATGCCGACCCAGGACATGGTGCTCGGCCTGTTCTTCCTCACCACGGACGAGGAAGAGCGCGAGGTCATCGGCGAGGGCCGGTCCTTCGGCTCCACGGCCGAGGCGATCATGGCGTTCGACGCCCGTGAGCTCTCGCTGCAGGCGAAGGTCGACATCCGCTTCCCGGTGGGCACCATCCCGCCGCGCGGCTGGACCCCGCCGGTCAGCGAAGAGGGCGACGACTTCGGTGACGAGCGTGCCTACCAGCAGGGCGACAGCTTCCGGCTGCGTACGACGCTGGGCCGCGCGCTCTTCAACGAGCTGCTGCCCGAGGACTACCCCTTCGTCGACTACTCGGTCGGCAAGAAGCAGCTCTCCGAGATCGTCAACGACCTCGCCGAGCGCTACCCCAAGGTCATCGTGGCGGCGACGCTCGACAACCTGAAGGCGGCGGGCTTCTACTGGGCGACCCGTTCCGGCGTCACCGTGGCCATCTCCGACGTCGTCGTGCCCGAGGCCAAGAAGGCCATCGTCAAGGGCTACGAGGAGCAGGACGAGAAGGTCCAGAAGCAGTACGAGCGCGGTCTGATCACCAAGGACGAGCGCACGCAGGAGCTCATCGCGATCTGGACCAAGGCGACCAACGAGGTCGCCGAGGCGATGAACGCGAACTTCCCCAAGACCAACCCCATCTTCATGATGGTTGACTCGGGTGCCCGAGGAAACATGATGCAGATGCGGCAGATCGCCGGTATGCGTGGTCTGGTGTCGAACGCGAAGAACGAGACCATCCCGCGTCCCATCAAGGCCTCGTTCCGTGAGGGCCTCTCCGTCCTCGAGTACTTCATCTCCACGCACGGTGCCCGTAAGGGTCTGGCGGACACGGCTCTGCGTACCGCCGACTCCGGTTACCTCACCCGTCGTCTGGTCGACGTCTCCCAGGACGTCATCATTCGCGAGGAGGACTGTGGCACCGAGCGCGGTCTGAAGCTCAAGATCGCGGTCAAGGGCGAGGACGGCGTGCTCCGCAAGACGGAGAACGTCGAGACCTCGGTGTACGCCCGCATGCTGGCCGAGGACGTCGTCATCGACGGCAAGGTCATCGCGCCGGCCAACGTCGACCTCGGTGACGTGCTCATCGACGCCCTGGTCGCCAACGGCGTCGAGGAGGTCAAGACCCGCTCGGTCCTGACCTGTGAGTCGGCGGTCGGCACCTGTGCCTTCTGCTACGGCCGCTCGCTCGCCACCGGCAAGCTGGTCGACATCGGTGAGGCGGTCGGCATCATCGCCGCCCAGTCCATCGGTGAGCCCGGTACCCAGCTGACGATGCGTACCTTCCACACCGGTGGTGTGGCCGGTGACGACATCACCCAGGGTCTGCCCCGTGTCGTCGAGCTCTTCGAGGCTCGTACGCCGAAGGGTGTCGCCCCGATCTCCGAGGCCGCGGGCCGTGTCCGCATCGAGGAGACCGAGAAGACCAAGAAGATCGTCGTCACCCCGGACGACGGCAGCGACGAGACGGCGTTCCCGATCTCGAAGCGTGCCAAGGTCCTGGTGCGTGAGGGTGACCACGTCGAGGTGGGCCAGCCGCTCACCTTCGGTGCCACCAACCCGCACGACGTGCTGCGGATCCTCGGTCAGCGCGCGGTCCAGGTCCACCTGGTCGGCGAAGTCCAGAAGGTCTACAACTCGCAGGGTGTGTCGATCCACGACAAGCACATCGAGATCATCATCCGGCAGATGCTGCGCCGCGTGACGATCATCGAGTCCGGCGACGCGGAGCTGCTGCCGGGCGAGCTCGTCGAGCGCTCGAAGTTCGAGACCGAGAACCGTCGTGTGGTCACCGAGGGCGGTCACCCCGCCTCCGGCCGTCCGCAGCTGATGGGTATCACCAAGGCCTCGCTGGCGACGGAGTCGTGGCTGTCCGCGGCTTCCTTCCAGGAGACGACCAGGGTCCTGACGGACGCGGCGATCAACGCCAAGTCCGACTCCCTGATCGGCCTCAAGGAGAACGTCATCATCGGTAAGCTCATCCCGGCCGGTACGGGCCTGTCCCGCTACCGCAACATCCGGGTGGAGCCGACCGAGGAGGCCAAGGCAGCGATGTACTCGGCCGTCGGTTACGACGACATCGACTACTCGCCGTTCGGCACGGGCTCCGGTCAGGCCGTTCCGCTGGAGGACTACGACTACGGGCCGTACAACCAGTAA
- the rpsL gene encoding 30S ribosomal protein S12, with product MPTIQQLVRKGRQDKVEKNKTPALEGSPQRRGVCTRVFTTTPKKPNSALRKVARVRLTSGIEVTAYIPGEGHNLQEHSIVLVRGGRVKDLPGVRYKIIRGSLDTQGVKNRKQARSRYGAKKEK from the coding sequence GTGCCTACGATCCAGCAGCTGGTCCGCAAGGGCCGGCAGGACAAGGTCGAGAAGAACAAGACGCCCGCACTCGAGGGTTCGCCCCAGCGCCGTGGCGTCTGCACGCGTGTGTTCACGACCACCCCGAAGAAGCCGAACTCGGCCCTCCGTAAGGTCGCGCGTGTGCGTCTGACCTCCGGGATCGAGGTCACGGCCTACATTCCGGGTGAGGGACACAACCTGCAGGAGCACTCCATCGTGCTCGTGCGTGGTGGCCGTGTGAAGGACCTGCCTGGTGTTCGCTACAAGATCATCCGCGGTTCCCTCGACACCCAGGGTGTCAAGAACCGCAAGCAGGCCCGCAGCCGCTACGGCGCCAAGAAGGAGAAGTAA
- the rpsG gene encoding 30S ribosomal protein S7, whose product MPRKGPAPKRPVIIDPVYGSPLVTSLINKVLLNGKRSTAERIVYGAMEGLREKTGNDPVITLKRALENIKPTLEVKSRRVGGATYQVPIEVKPGRANTLALRWLVGYSRARREKTMTERLLNELLDASNGLGAAVKKREDTHKMAESNKAFAHYRW is encoded by the coding sequence ATGCCTCGTAAGGGCCCCGCCCCGAAGCGCCCGGTCATCATCGACCCGGTCTACGGTTCTCCTCTGGTGACCTCCCTCATCAACAAGGTGCTGCTGAACGGCAAGCGCTCCACCGCCGAGCGCATCGTGTACGGCGCCATGGAGGGCCTGCGCGAGAAGACCGGCAACGACCCGGTCATCACGCTGAAGCGCGCGCTCGAGAACATCAAGCCGACCCTCGAGGTCAAGTCCCGCCGTGTCGGTGGCGCGACCTACCAGGTCCCGATCGAGGTCAAGCCGGGCCGTGCGAACACGCTCGCCCTGCGCTGGCTGGTCGGTTACTCCCGCGCCCGTCGCGAGAAGACCATGACCGAGCGTCTGCTCAACGAGCTCCTCGACGCCTCCAACGGCCTCGGTGCCGCTGTGAAGAAGCGCGAGGACACCCACAAGATGGCCGAGTCCAACAAGGCCTTCGCGCACTACCGCTGGTAG
- the fusA gene encoding elongation factor G — protein MATTSLDLAKVRNIGIMAHIDAGKTTTTERILFYTGVSYKIGEVHDGAATMDWMEQEQERGITITSAATTCHWPLNDVDHTINIIDTPGHVDFTVEVERSLRVLDGAVTVFDGVAGVEPQSETVWRQADRYGVPRICFVNKLDRTGAEFHRCVDMIVDRLGATPLVMQLPIGAEADFKGVVDLVTMKAFVWSAETKMGEAYDIVDIPDTHTEAAEEYRGKLLEAVAENDEEMMELYLEGQEPTEDQLYAAIRRITIASGKGGDTTVTPVFCGTAFKNKGVQPLLDAVVRYLPSPLDVEAIEGHDVKDPELVVKRKPSDDEPLSALAFKIASDPHLGKLTFVRIYSGRLDAGTAVLNSVKGKKERIGKIYRMHANKREEIDSVGAGDIVAVMGLKQTTTGETLSDDKNPVILESMDFPAPVIEVAIEPKSKGDQEKLGVAIQRLSEEDPSFRVHSDEETGQTIIGGMGELHLEVLVDRMKREFRVEANVGKPQVAYRETIRKAVERVDFTHKKQTGGTGQFAKVQIAIEPIEGGDASYEFVNKVTGGRIPKEYIPSVDAGAQEAMQFGILAGYEMTGVRVTLIDGAYHEVDSSELAFKIAGSQAFKEAARKASPVLLEPMMAVEVTTPEDYMGDVIGDINSRRGQIQAMEERSGARVVKGLVPLSEMFGYVGDLRSKTSGRASYSMQFDSYAEVPRNVAEEIIAKAKGE, from the coding sequence ATGGCTACCACTTCACTTGACCTGGCCAAGGTGCGCAACATCGGCATCATGGCTCACATCGACGCGGGCAAGACGACGACCACCGAGCGGATCCTGTTCTACACCGGTGTCTCGTACAAGATCGGTGAGGTCCACGACGGCGCCGCGACGATGGACTGGATGGAGCAGGAGCAGGAGCGTGGCATCACGATCACCTCTGCTGCCACCACCTGTCACTGGCCGCTGAACGACGTCGACCACACCATCAACATCATCGACACCCCGGGCCACGTCGACTTCACCGTCGAGGTGGAGCGTTCGCTCCGCGTGCTCGACGGTGCCGTGACGGTGTTCGACGGCGTCGCCGGCGTTGAGCCCCAGTCCGAGACCGTGTGGCGTCAGGCGGACCGCTACGGCGTCCCGCGTATCTGCTTCGTCAACAAGCTCGACCGTACCGGTGCCGAGTTCCACCGCTGCGTCGACATGATCGTCGACCGCCTCGGTGCGACCCCCCTGGTCATGCAGCTGCCCATCGGCGCGGAGGCTGACTTCAAGGGTGTCGTCGACCTCGTCACCATGAAGGCCTTCGTCTGGTCCGCCGAGACCAAGATGGGCGAGGCCTACGACATCGTCGACATCCCCGACACGCACACCGAGGCTGCCGAGGAGTACCGCGGCAAGCTGCTCGAGGCCGTCGCGGAGAACGACGAAGAGATGATGGAGCTGTACCTCGAGGGCCAGGAGCCCACCGAGGACCAGCTGTACGCGGCGATCCGTCGCATCACCATCGCCTCCGGCAAGGGCGGCGACACCACCGTCACCCCCGTCTTCTGCGGTACCGCGTTCAAGAACAAGGGCGTCCAGCCCCTGCTCGACGCGGTCGTGCGCTACCTGCCGTCTCCCCTGGACGTCGAGGCCATCGAGGGCCACGACGTGAAGGACCCGGAGCTGGTCGTCAAGCGCAAGCCGTCCGACGACGAGCCGCTGTCGGCCCTCGCGTTCAAGATCGCGAGCGACCCGCACCTCGGCAAGCTCACCTTCGTCCGGATCTACTCCGGTCGCCTGGACGCCGGCACCGCGGTGCTGAACTCCGTCAAGGGCAAGAAGGAGCGCATCGGCAAGATCTACCGCATGCACGCGAACAAGCGTGAGGAGATCGACTCGGTGGGCGCCGGCGACATCGTCGCCGTCATGGGCCTGAAGCAGACCACCACCGGTGAGACGCTGAGCGACGACAAGAACCCGGTGATCCTGGAGTCCATGGACTTCCCGGCGCCGGTCATCGAGGTCGCCATCGAGCCCAAGTCCAAGGGCGACCAGGAGAAGCTGGGTGTCGCCATCCAGCGTCTCTCGGAGGAGGACCCCTCCTTCCGCGTGCACTCGGACGAGGAGACCGGCCAGACCATCATCGGTGGTATGGGCGAGCTTCACCTCGAGGTGCTCGTCGACCGCATGAAGCGCGAATTCCGCGTCGAGGCGAACGTCGGCAAGCCGCAGGTGGCCTACCGCGAGACGATCCGCAAGGCCGTCGAGCGCGTGGACTTCACCCACAAGAAGCAGACCGGTGGTACCGGTCAGTTCGCGAAGGTGCAGATCGCGATCGAGCCCATCGAGGGCGGCGACGCGTCGTACGAGTTCGTGAACAAGGTCACGGGTGGCCGCATCCCCAAGGAGTACATCCCCTCGGTGGACGCGGGTGCTCAGGAGGCCATGCAGTTCGGCATCCTGGCGGGCTACGAGATGACGGGCGTCCGCGTCACGCTCATCGACGGGGCCTACCACGAGGTCGACTCCTCCGAGCTCGCCTTCAAGATCGCCGGTTCGCAGGCCTTCAAGGAGGCCGCGCGCAAGGCGTCCCCCGTGCTCCTTGAGCCGATGATGGCCGTCGAGGTCACCACGCCCGAGGACTACATGGGCGATGTCATCGGTGACATCAACTCCCGCCGTGGCCAGATCCAGGCCATGGAGGAGCGCAGCGGCGCTCGCGTCGTGAAGGGCCTCGTGCCCCTCTCGGAGATGTTCGGCTACGTCGGAGACCTCCGCAGCAAGACGTCGGGTCGCGCAAGCTACTCAATGCAGTTCGACTCCTACGCCGAGGTTCCGCGGAACGTCGCCGAGGAGATCATCGCGAAGGCCAAGGGCGAGTAA